From one Streptomyces sp. R41 genomic stretch:
- a CDS encoding aldo/keto reductase, whose translation MQYRTLGRTGVQVSSLALGAMNFGKIGRTTQDEATAIVDAALEGGINLIDTADMYSDGESEEMVGKAIAGRRDDIVLATKASMPMGDERNHQGSSRRWLVTELDNSLRRLGVDHVDLYQIHRWDPRTSDEETLSALTDLQRAGKIRYFGSSTFPAYRLVQAQWAAREYHLSRYVTEQPSYSILQRGIETHVLPVTEQYGLGVLVWSPLASGWLSGTIREGQEIVTSRSTFMPQRFDTTIPSNRAKLDAVEQLAKVADEAGLTMIQLALGFVTAHPAVTSALIGPRTLDHLHSQLAAADTVLSADVLDAIDAIVAPGTDLAADEKYDTPPALLDPSLRRR comes from the coding sequence ATGCAGTACCGCACCTTGGGCCGCACCGGTGTGCAGGTCAGCTCCCTCGCGCTCGGCGCGATGAACTTCGGCAAGATCGGGCGCACCACCCAGGACGAGGCCACCGCCATCGTCGACGCCGCTCTCGAGGGCGGGATCAACCTCATCGACACCGCCGACATGTACAGCGACGGCGAGTCGGAAGAGATGGTCGGCAAAGCCATCGCCGGCCGACGCGACGACATCGTGCTGGCCACCAAGGCGAGCATGCCCATGGGCGACGAGCGCAACCACCAGGGCAGTTCGCGCCGCTGGTTGGTCACCGAGCTGGACAACAGCCTGCGCCGGCTCGGCGTCGACCACGTCGATCTCTACCAGATCCACCGGTGGGACCCGCGCACCAGCGACGAGGAGACCCTGTCGGCCCTGACCGATCTGCAGCGCGCGGGAAAGATTCGCTACTTCGGCTCCTCGACCTTCCCGGCCTACCGCCTCGTGCAAGCCCAGTGGGCCGCCCGCGAGTACCACCTGAGCCGTTACGTCACCGAACAGCCCAGCTACTCGATCCTGCAGCGCGGGATCGAGACCCACGTGCTGCCCGTGACCGAGCAGTACGGGCTCGGTGTGCTGGTATGGAGCCCGCTGGCTTCGGGCTGGCTGTCGGGCACGATCCGCGAGGGCCAGGAAATCGTCACCAGCCGCTCAACGTTCATGCCGCAACGCTTCGACACCACGATCCCCTCCAACCGGGCCAAGCTCGATGCCGTCGAGCAGCTGGCCAAGGTCGCCGACGAAGCCGGTCTGACCATGATCCAGCTCGCGCTCGGATTCGTGACCGCGCACCCCGCCGTGACCAGCGCGCTCATCGGCCCCCGCACACTGGACCACCTGCACTCGCAACTCGCCGCCGCAGACACCGTGCTCTCCGCCGACGTACTGGACGCGATCGACGCCATCGTCGCACCCGGCACCGACCTCGCCGCGGACGAGAAGTACGACACCCCGCCCGCGCTGCTCGACCCGTCACTGCGGCGCCGCTGA